The genomic segment GCTGACGGTACGCTGAACGTGACGGGAACAACCGACGGCACTTACGAGATTGTTGTCAAAGTGACGCAAAAAGGTAAGGTCGAGTATGTGCGCATTCCTGTAACGATTGCGACGGGTATCCGCCTTATCGGTATCGATGCAGCCGACGTGGAAGGTTACTACACCCTCGACGGCAAGCGCATCGACCAACCGCAGCGTGGCATCAACATCGTACGCATGAAGAATGGAGAAACGAAGAAACTGATTGTGAGATAACCTCTCACTCGACAGTTTTGCTTGCAACAGCCATGTTCCGCAGAGGGACATGGCTGTTTTTTTATTTCCAGTTCATATAGCCTATATCGTCTCTCTATTTTATATAGTCTCTATGCCCCTTTTGGTGCGTCGCCTCGTCAAGAAACCTCCCGATTTTTTTAGCGAACGGAAAATAATCGCTATATTTGCAGCTACCAATGAAAAGAGCAATCGTCATAGGAGCGTCGTCCGGCATCGGATTCGAAATGAGTCGGCTGCTGATAGGGAAAGGGTGGACCGTGGCTGTGGCAGCGCGCAGGAGCGAGCGGCTGGAGCCTTTACGGCTGTTGGCTCCCGAAAGGGTCATTCCCATCGCGCTCGACGTAAACCAGGATACGGCTCCCGAACAGCTCCACGAACTTATCACGCACATGGAAGGCGTCGAACTCTATATCCACGTGGCAGGCATCGGACGGCAGAACCGGCTGCTTGATGCAGACATCGAGAACCGTACGGCGGCGACCAATGTCTGGGGATTTACGCGCATGGTGGGGGAGGTGTTCAGATACATGGCTGAGCACGGTGGAGGACACATCGCTGTCATCTCTTCCATTGCAGGCACCAAAGGACTGGGACCGGCACCGGCATATTCAGCGACGAAAGCTTTCCAAGCCACTTACATCCAGTCGCTCGAGCAGTTGGCGAACAGCAGGAAACTCCCCATCAACTTTACCGACATACGTCCGGGATTTGCGGATACCGAACTGCTCAGTGGCGACAATAACTATCCGATGATGATGACAGCCGAATATGTGGCACGAAAAGCCGTCCGGGCGATTGAAAGGCGGAAGCACGTGGCGATTATCGACTGGCGCTACCGATTGCTCACAGCAGGATGGCGATGCCTTCCC from the Prevotella sp. Rep29 genome contains:
- a CDS encoding SDR family oxidoreductase, producing MKRAIVIGASSGIGFEMSRLLIGKGWTVAVAARRSERLEPLRLLAPERVIPIALDVNQDTAPEQLHELITHMEGVELYIHVAGIGRQNRLLDADIENRTAATNVWGFTRMVGEVFRYMAEHGGGHIAVISSIAGTKGLGPAPAYSATKAFQATYIQSLEQLANSRKLPINFTDIRPGFADTELLSGDNNYPMMMTAEYVARKAVRAIERRKHVAIIDWRYRLLTAGWRCLPNWIWRRLKL